A single window of Archangium gephyra DNA harbors:
- the hemH gene encoding ferrochelatase, producing the protein MARKGLLLVNLGTPDAPQTAPVRRYLREFLSDPRVVDIHPVGRWFLLNFIILPFRSPKSAHAYRTIWTEQGSPLMVHSKALTAAVAERLSGQYEVELAMRYGNPSLPDAVARLRARGVTEFTVLPLYPQEAASSSGSSLARTYEVLSEPWDVPNVRAVPAFHSHPAFLDAFTEVARPVISGMRADHVLFSFHGVPERHIRKSDPSGKHCLASQGCCDVLTDANRHCYRAQCFATARGLASRLGLGPEGWSVSFQSRLGRTPWVKPYTDVVLPELAARGVKRLAVMCPAFVADCLETVEEVAIRGREQFLASGGEELTLVPSLNSHPAWVDTVVRLVRESEAATSSPAAAAAREAPSRVG; encoded by the coding sequence ATGGCACGCAAGGGACTCCTCCTGGTCAACCTGGGCACTCCAGATGCCCCCCAAACCGCTCCCGTCCGCCGCTACCTGCGCGAGTTCCTCAGTGATCCGCGCGTGGTGGACATCCACCCGGTGGGGCGCTGGTTCCTGCTCAACTTCATCATCCTGCCGTTCCGCTCGCCCAAGAGCGCGCACGCCTACCGCACCATCTGGACGGAGCAGGGCTCGCCGCTGATGGTGCACTCCAAGGCCCTCACGGCCGCGGTGGCGGAGCGGCTCTCCGGCCAGTACGAGGTGGAGCTGGCCATGCGCTACGGCAACCCGTCCCTGCCGGACGCGGTGGCGCGGCTGCGGGCCAGGGGGGTGACGGAGTTCACCGTGCTGCCCCTCTACCCGCAGGAGGCCGCGTCCTCCTCGGGCTCGTCCCTGGCGCGCACCTACGAGGTGCTGTCCGAGCCCTGGGACGTGCCCAACGTGCGGGCGGTGCCGGCCTTCCACTCGCACCCGGCCTTCCTGGACGCCTTCACCGAGGTGGCGCGCCCCGTCATCTCCGGGATGCGGGCGGATCACGTCCTCTTCAGCTTCCACGGCGTGCCCGAGCGCCACATCCGCAAGAGCGATCCCTCGGGCAAGCACTGCCTGGCCTCCCAGGGGTGCTGTGACGTGCTCACCGACGCCAACCGCCACTGCTACCGGGCCCAGTGTTTCGCCACGGCGCGGGGGCTGGCCAGCCGGTTGGGGCTGGGCCCCGAGGGCTGGAGCGTGTCCTTCCAGTCCCGCCTGGGGCGCACGCCGTGGGTGAAGCCGTACACGGACGTGGTGCTGCCGGAGCTGGCCGCGCGCGGGGTGAAGCGCCTGGCGGTGATGTGCCCGGCCTTCGTCGCCGACTGCCTGGAGACGGTGGAGGAGGTGGCCATCCGCGGGCGCGAGCAGTTCCTCGCGAGCGGGGGAGAGGAATTGACCCTCGTCCCCTCGCTCAACTCGCACCCCGCCTGGGTGGACACCGTGGTGCGGCTGGTGCGCGAGTCGGAGGCGGCTACTTCTTCGCCTGCGGCTGCAGCAGCTCGGGAGGCACCGAGTCGAGTGGGGTGA
- the apaG gene encoding Co2+/Mg2+ efflux protein ApaG: protein MSSVTTEGIRVTVKPTFWPERSNPESHQYAFMYTVEVVNTGGEPAQLRSRHWIITDATGKVEEVRGDGVVGKQPRLAPGERFEYTSWAQLRTPFGSMRGSYTMERPDGRQFEARIGEFALTQPHSLH from the coding sequence ATGTCCTCCGTCACCACCGAAGGCATCCGCGTCACCGTGAAGCCCACGTTCTGGCCGGAGCGCAGCAACCCCGAGTCCCACCAGTACGCCTTCATGTACACGGTGGAGGTCGTCAACACGGGCGGCGAGCCCGCCCAGCTGCGCAGCCGCCATTGGATCATCACCGACGCCACGGGGAAGGTGGAGGAGGTGAGGGGGGACGGTGTCGTCGGCAAGCAGCCGCGCCTGGCCCCCGGGGAGCGCTTCGAGTACACGAGCTGGGCCCAGCTGCGCACGCCGTTCGGCTCCATGAGGGGCTCCTATACGATGGAGCGCCCGGACGGCCGCCAGTTCGAGGCACGGATAGGCGAGTTCGCCCTCACACAACCCCATTCCCTGCACTGA